One segment of Hippopotamus amphibius kiboko isolate mHipAmp2 chromosome 4, mHipAmp2.hap2, whole genome shotgun sequence DNA contains the following:
- the LOC130851008 gene encoding peptidyl-prolyl cis-trans isomerase A-like — MALQTPPPQSLPRSTAMVNPTMFFNIAIDSEPLGCISFELSAGKVPKTAENFHALSTGEEGFGYKGSCFHRVILGFMRQGGDFTHHNGTGGKSIYGEKFDDKNFLLKHTGPGILFMANAGPNTNGSQFFICTAKTERLDGKHVVFGKVKEGMNIVEAMERFGSRNGKTSKKITIADCGQI, encoded by the coding sequence atggcCTTGCAGACGCCGCCACCCCAGAGCCTCCCGCGCAGCACAGCCATGGTCAACCCCACCATGTTCTTCAACATTGCAATTGACAGCGAGCCTTTGGGTTGCATCTCCTTTGAGCTGTCTGCAGGCAAAGTTCCAAAGACAGCAGAAAACTTTCATGCTCTGAGCACTGGGGAGGAAGGCTTTGGTTATAAAGGTTCCTGCTTTCACAGAGTAATTCTGGGATTTATGCGCCAGGGTGGTGACTTCACACACCATAATGGCACTGGTGGCAAGTCCATCTATGGGGAGAAATTTGATGATAAGaatttcctcctgaagcatacGGGTCCTGGCATCTTGTTCATGGCAAATGCTGGCCCCAACACAAACGGTTCCCAGTTTTTCATCTGCACTGCCAAGACTGAGCGGTTGGATGGCAAGCATGTGGTCTTTGGCAAGGTGAAAGAGGGCATGAATATCGTGGAAGCCATGGAGCGCTTTGGGTCCAGGAATGGCAAGACTAGCAAGAAGATCACCATTGCTGACTGTGGACAAATCTAA
- the LOC130851010 gene encoding protein FAM136A-like translates to MLGSGVGPGMVRRLDPGSGDGGRPKHRSSCGRRRSREQCRVLMAELQQLRVQEVVDSMVKGLERENIRKMQGLTFRCSAGCCEDSQASVQQVHQCTERCHAPLAQAQALVTSELEKFQDHRAGCAMCCNGKARDSIDAGSKELPVKQQLESGVTKCVDDHMNPIPILTQRMKESLSSTGK, encoded by the coding sequence ATGCTAGGCAGCGGCGTAGGCCCGGGAATGGTGCGCCGCCTTGACCCGGGAAGCGGCGATGGGGGGCGGCCCAAACACAGGAGTTCCTGTGGGCGCCGGCGCAGCAGGGAGCAGTGCAGGGTTCTGATGGCGGAGCTGCAGCAGCTCCGGGTGCAGGAGGTGGTGGACTCCATGGTGAAGGGTCTGGAGAGAGAGAACATCCGGAAGATGCAGGGCCTCACGTTCCGGTGCAGTGCCGGCTGTTGTGAGGACAGCCAGGCATCCGTGCAGCAAGTGCACCAGTGCACTGAGCGCTGCCATGCGCCTCTGGCTCAAGCCCAGGCCCTGGTGACCAGCGAGTTGGAGAAATTCCAGGACCACCGGGCCGGGTGCGCTATGTGTTGCAACGGCAAAGCCAGAGATTCAATAGATGCAGGGAGTAAAGAGCTTCCGGTGAAGCAGCAGCTGGAGAGTGGCGTGACCAAGTGTGTGGATGACCACATGAACCCCATCCCAATCCTGACCCAGAGGATGAAGGAGTCTCTCTCATCCACTGGGAAATAG
- the NAPEPLD gene encoding N-acyl-phosphatidylethanolamine-hydrolyzing phospholipase D isoform X2 translates to MTSFSLESLRKYKKRDHTGRGSNPSLSLAAMMGPEAVYSSISQVTRPSCRDTHPCREGTVMCYMLVFRNERSSPKDMDDNESSQSMMTSSQYPKEAVRKRQNSRNSGGSDSSRFSRKSFKLDYRLEEDVTKSKKGKDGRFVNPWPTWKNFSFPNVLRWLIMEKNHSGVPCSKEELDKELPVLKPYFIDEPEEAGVREAGLRVTWLGHATVLVEMDELILLTDPIFSARASPSQHMGPKRFRHPPCTVDELPRIDAVLISHNHYDHLDYHSVIALNERFGNELRWFVPLGLLDWMQKCGCENVIELDWWEENCVPGHDKVTFVFTPSQHWCKRTLTDDNKVLWGSWSVLGPWNRFFFAGDTGYCSAFEEIGKRFGPFDLAAIPIGAYEPSIT, encoded by the exons ATGACATCTTTCAGCCTGGAGAGCCTGCGGAAATATAAGAAACGCGATCACACTGGTAGGGGAAGCAACCCTTCCCTCTcactggcagccatgatgggcccTGAGGCTGTCTACAGCAGCATCAGCCAAGTGACAAGACCATCTTGCAGGGACACTCACCCTTGCAGGGAAGGGACTGTGATGTGCTATATGCTAGTGTTCAGGAATGAACG ctcttcacCAAAGGACATGGATGACAATGAAAGCAGCCAGTCCATGATGACAAGTAGCCAATATCCTAAAGAAGCAGTAAGAAAGCGCCAAAATTCACGGAATTCTGGAGGAAGTgattcttctaggttttccagGAAAAGTTTCAAACTGGATTACAGACTAGAAGAAGATGTAACTAaatcaaagaaaggaaaggatgggAGATTTGTTAACCCTTGGCCAACATGgaaaaatttctcttttccaaatgttCTCAGATGGctgataatggaaaaaaatcacagcgGTGTTCCGTGCTCCAAAGAG GAGCTTGATAAAGAACTCCCAGTGCTTAAGCCGTATTTTATTGATGAGCCTGAAGAAGCTGGAGTGAGGGAAGCCGGCTTACGAGTCACATGGCTGGGACACGCGACAGTGCTGGTGGAAATGGATGAGCTCATCTTGCTCACGGATCCCATCTTTAGTGCTCGTGCCTCCCCATCCCAGCACATGGGTCCCAAGCGGTTCCGTCACCCCCCCTGCACTGTCGATGAATTGCCCCGGATAGACGCGGTCCTCATCAGCCACAACCACTACGACCACCTGGACTACCACTCTGTCATCGCGCTCAACGAGCGATTTGGTAACGAGTTGAGGTGGTTTGTGCCCTTGGGGCTCCTGGACTGGATGCAGAAATGTGGCTGTGAGAACGTGATCGAGCTGGACTGGTGGGAGGAGAACTGCGTCCCCGGACACGATAAGGTCACCTTTGTGTTTACACCTTCCCAGCACTGGTGTAAAAGGACTCTGACAGATGACAACAAGGTTCTCTGGGGCAGCTGGTCTGTCTTAGGGCCTTGGAACCGTTTTTTTTTCGCAGGAGACACTGGTTATTGCTCTGCTTTTGAAGAGATAGGAAAAAGATTTGGACCTTTTGACCTTGCAGCTATTCCCATTGGAGCGTATGAACCAAG CATTACTTAG
- the NAPEPLD gene encoding N-acyl-phosphatidylethanolamine-hydrolyzing phospholipase D isoform X1, with translation MTSFSLESLRKYKKRDHTGRGSNPSLSLAAMMGPEAVYSSISQVTRPSCRDTHPCREGTVMCYMLVFRNERSSPKDMDDNESSQSMMTSSQYPKEAVRKRQNSRNSGGSDSSRFSRKSFKLDYRLEEDVTKSKKGKDGRFVNPWPTWKNFSFPNVLRWLIMEKNHSGVPCSKEELDKELPVLKPYFIDEPEEAGVREAGLRVTWLGHATVLVEMDELILLTDPIFSARASPSQHMGPKRFRHPPCTVDELPRIDAVLISHNHYDHLDYHSVIALNERFGNELRWFVPLGLLDWMQKCGCENVIELDWWEENCVPGHDKVTFVFTPSQHWCKRTLTDDNKVLWGSWSVLGPWNRFFFAGDTGYCSAFEEIGKRFGPFDLAAIPIGAYEPRWFMKYQHVDPEEAIKIHIDVQTKRSVAIHWGTFALAYEHYLEPPVKLSEALEKYRLKTEDFFVLKHGESRYLNTDEN, from the exons ATGACATCTTTCAGCCTGGAGAGCCTGCGGAAATATAAGAAACGCGATCACACTGGTAGGGGAAGCAACCCTTCCCTCTcactggcagccatgatgggcccTGAGGCTGTCTACAGCAGCATCAGCCAAGTGACAAGACCATCTTGCAGGGACACTCACCCTTGCAGGGAAGGGACTGTGATGTGCTATATGCTAGTGTTCAGGAATGAACG ctcttcacCAAAGGACATGGATGACAATGAAAGCAGCCAGTCCATGATGACAAGTAGCCAATATCCTAAAGAAGCAGTAAGAAAGCGCCAAAATTCACGGAATTCTGGAGGAAGTgattcttctaggttttccagGAAAAGTTTCAAACTGGATTACAGACTAGAAGAAGATGTAACTAaatcaaagaaaggaaaggatgggAGATTTGTTAACCCTTGGCCAACATGgaaaaatttctcttttccaaatgttCTCAGATGGctgataatggaaaaaaatcacagcgGTGTTCCGTGCTCCAAAGAG GAGCTTGATAAAGAACTCCCAGTGCTTAAGCCGTATTTTATTGATGAGCCTGAAGAAGCTGGAGTGAGGGAAGCCGGCTTACGAGTCACATGGCTGGGACACGCGACAGTGCTGGTGGAAATGGATGAGCTCATCTTGCTCACGGATCCCATCTTTAGTGCTCGTGCCTCCCCATCCCAGCACATGGGTCCCAAGCGGTTCCGTCACCCCCCCTGCACTGTCGATGAATTGCCCCGGATAGACGCGGTCCTCATCAGCCACAACCACTACGACCACCTGGACTACCACTCTGTCATCGCGCTCAACGAGCGATTTGGTAACGAGTTGAGGTGGTTTGTGCCCTTGGGGCTCCTGGACTGGATGCAGAAATGTGGCTGTGAGAACGTGATCGAGCTGGACTGGTGGGAGGAGAACTGCGTCCCCGGACACGATAAGGTCACCTTTGTGTTTACACCTTCCCAGCACTGGTGTAAAAGGACTCTGACAGATGACAACAAGGTTCTCTGGGGCAGCTGGTCTGTCTTAGGGCCTTGGAACCGTTTTTTTTTCGCAGGAGACACTGGTTATTGCTCTGCTTTTGAAGAGATAGGAAAAAGATTTGGACCTTTTGACCTTGCAGCTATTCCCATTGGAGCGTATGAACCAAG GTGGTTTATGAAATACCAGCATGTAGACCCAGAAGAGGCCATAAAGATTCACATTGATGTCCAAACAAAGAGATCTGTGGCAATTCACTGGGGAACTTTTGCCTTAGCATATGAG CATTACTTAGAACCTCCAGTGAAGCTGAGTGAGGCTCTAGAAAAATATCGACTGAAGACTGAAGATTTTTTTGTCTTGAAGCATGGAGAATCAAGATACCTTAATACTGATGAAAACTGA
- the NAPEPLD gene encoding N-acyl-phosphatidylethanolamine-hydrolyzing phospholipase D isoform X3, whose protein sequence is MDDNESSQSMMTSSQYPKEAVRKRQNSRNSGGSDSSRFSRKSFKLDYRLEEDVTKSKKGKDGRFVNPWPTWKNFSFPNVLRWLIMEKNHSGVPCSKEELDKELPVLKPYFIDEPEEAGVREAGLRVTWLGHATVLVEMDELILLTDPIFSARASPSQHMGPKRFRHPPCTVDELPRIDAVLISHNHYDHLDYHSVIALNERFGNELRWFVPLGLLDWMQKCGCENVIELDWWEENCVPGHDKVTFVFTPSQHWCKRTLTDDNKVLWGSWSVLGPWNRFFFAGDTGYCSAFEEIGKRFGPFDLAAIPIGAYEPRWFMKYQHVDPEEAIKIHIDVQTKRSVAIHWGTFALAYEHYLEPPVKLSEALEKYRLKTEDFFVLKHGESRYLNTDEN, encoded by the exons ATGGATGACAATGAAAGCAGCCAGTCCATGATGACAAGTAGCCAATATCCTAAAGAAGCAGTAAGAAAGCGCCAAAATTCACGGAATTCTGGAGGAAGTgattcttctaggttttccagGAAAAGTTTCAAACTGGATTACAGACTAGAAGAAGATGTAACTAaatcaaagaaaggaaaggatgggAGATTTGTTAACCCTTGGCCAACATGgaaaaatttctcttttccaaatgttCTCAGATGGctgataatggaaaaaaatcacagcgGTGTTCCGTGCTCCAAAGAG GAGCTTGATAAAGAACTCCCAGTGCTTAAGCCGTATTTTATTGATGAGCCTGAAGAAGCTGGAGTGAGGGAAGCCGGCTTACGAGTCACATGGCTGGGACACGCGACAGTGCTGGTGGAAATGGATGAGCTCATCTTGCTCACGGATCCCATCTTTAGTGCTCGTGCCTCCCCATCCCAGCACATGGGTCCCAAGCGGTTCCGTCACCCCCCCTGCACTGTCGATGAATTGCCCCGGATAGACGCGGTCCTCATCAGCCACAACCACTACGACCACCTGGACTACCACTCTGTCATCGCGCTCAACGAGCGATTTGGTAACGAGTTGAGGTGGTTTGTGCCCTTGGGGCTCCTGGACTGGATGCAGAAATGTGGCTGTGAGAACGTGATCGAGCTGGACTGGTGGGAGGAGAACTGCGTCCCCGGACACGATAAGGTCACCTTTGTGTTTACACCTTCCCAGCACTGGTGTAAAAGGACTCTGACAGATGACAACAAGGTTCTCTGGGGCAGCTGGTCTGTCTTAGGGCCTTGGAACCGTTTTTTTTTCGCAGGAGACACTGGTTATTGCTCTGCTTTTGAAGAGATAGGAAAAAGATTTGGACCTTTTGACCTTGCAGCTATTCCCATTGGAGCGTATGAACCAAG GTGGTTTATGAAATACCAGCATGTAGACCCAGAAGAGGCCATAAAGATTCACATTGATGTCCAAACAAAGAGATCTGTGGCAATTCACTGGGGAACTTTTGCCTTAGCATATGAG CATTACTTAGAACCTCCAGTGAAGCTGAGTGAGGCTCTAGAAAAATATCGACTGAAGACTGAAGATTTTTTTGTCTTGAAGCATGGAGAATCAAGATACCTTAATACTGATGAAAACTGA